A section of the Oryza sativa Japonica Group chromosome 1, ASM3414082v1 genome encodes:
- the LOC4325227 gene encoding protein DMP10, protein MHKENQVMESSLETKLIDMPQPQETNGDGEAAPEADISMATTLMPNGVGERKATAAPALPAARPPPEMTDKVMASTANLAQLLPTGTALAYQALSTSFTNHGQCYRSNRWLTAGLVAVLTASSIFFSLTDSVVGRGGKLYYGMATPRGFNVFNLSREEEEAQELSRTKLRELRVRPLDIVHAFFTAVVFLTVAFSDVGLTKCFFPDAGNDTKELLKNLPLGMAFMSTFVFLLFPTKRKGIGYTDTTPRPAPETNKPTQVSDHMP, encoded by the coding sequence ATGCACAAGGAAAACCAAGTAATGGAATCCTCACTTGAGACCAAGCTGATTGATATGCCACAACCACAAGAAACCAATGGTGACGGCGAGGCAGCTCCTGAGGCAGATATAAGCATGGCCACGACGCTGATGCCCAACGGTGTCGGCGAGCGTAAGGCGACAGCTGCGCCTGCGCTGCCGGCGGCTAGGCCGCCACCGGAGATGACTGACAAGGTTATGGCCAGCACGGCGAACCTGGCGCAGCTGCTGCCTACGGGCACGGCGTTGGCCTACCAGGCGCTGTCCACGTCCTTCACCAACCACGGCCAGTGCTACAGGTCAAACCGGTGGCTCACCGCTGGTCTCGTCGCCGTCCTCACCGCCTCCtccatcttcttctccctcaCGGACAGCGTCGTCGGACGCGGTGGCAAGCTATACTACGGCATGGCCACGCCGCGGGGGTTCAACGTGTTCAATTTGtcccgggaggaggaggaagcgcaGGAGTTGTCGCGCACCAAGCTACGGGAGCTGCGGGTGCGGCCGCTGGACATCGTGCACGCCTTCTTCACGGCGGTGGTGTTCCTCACCGTGGCATTCAGCGACGTCGGGCTCACCAAGTGCTTCTTCCCCGACGCCGGCAACGACACCAAGGAGCTGCTCAAGAACCTGCCCCTGGGGATGGCGTTCATGTCGACGTTCGTCTTCTTGCTCTTCCCAACGAAAAGGAAGGGCATCGGATACACCGACACCACTCCCCGTCCGGCGCCAGAAACGAACAAGCCTACACAAGTTTCAGATCACATGCCATAG